Within the Melopsittacus undulatus isolate bMelUnd1 chromosome 5, bMelUnd1.mat.Z, whole genome shotgun sequence genome, the region CGCCGGGGCTGCTTCTCTCTCGCCGTGACTCCGCCGCCACCGCCCCGCGCGGGGGGGGGGCTGCGTGATTCATTTTCCTGGGGCGGAGGGAGATAAGTTGTGAGGAGTTGGAGGGGTGCAGCCCGCCCGCCGAGCCAGCCTGCCGAGCCAGCCGCATGCCTCTGTGAGAGCGAGAGGCGCTTCCTAGAGCACACTCCGCTCCCCACGTCCTTCCTCATGCTAGATACGTTCAGACCCGTCCCTTTCGCGTCGGAAATGGCGATTAGTAAATCTGTGGCGTGGTTGAACGAGCAGCTGGAGATGGGCAACGACCGGCTGCTGCTGATGGATTGCCGGCCGCAGGAGTTGTACGAGTCGTCCCACATCGAGTCGGCCATCAACGTAGCCATCCCCGGCATCATGCTGCGGCGGCTGCAGAAGGGCAACCTGCCCCTGCGCTCTCTCGTCGCCAGCAGCGAGGAGGACCGGGAGCGCTTCGCCCGCCGGTGCGGCACAGACACAGTGGTGCTGTACGACGAGCACAGCCGCGACTGGAATGAGAACACGGGCGGCGAGTCCGTGCTAGGGCTGCTCCTCAAGCGCCTCAAAGACGAAGGCTGCAAAGCGTTTTATCTCGAAGGTGAGAAGAGCCGCCCGGGGTTGGCTTACTTCCCTCCCTGCTTGTCTGGGGCTGCGGGTAGCAGGAGCCGAGCCCCGAGGCTCGGCTGTTGCGGCTCTGCCCGGGAAGTGGTTgtagcgggggggggggggcagccaTTGCACACTGGCGCTCCGGGCCTTTACCCCATGCCTGCTCCcgaccccccctcccccagcatccctgtcctCTCTTTGTTTAAAGGACCCTCGGGGACTGGAATCCGTTGGGGAACACGGTGGTACTGGGGGTCCCGGCATGATCcggggagggcaggaggaatCGTTGGCGAGACATCTCTCGGGGGTCCCCGCAGGGCACAGCGGCACAGAGCTTTAATCCTGAATGTGCTGAGCCGCAGTGGGCGATTTTCTTAAGCCGTCTTTAGATTACTCCATCTGCGTGAGAGTGTGTgacatatttgttttctttttcccggGGTCGGGAGGGTGGGAAGCAGATGCCCTTTTGCAGACTGTAGCAGAGAAATAACCTGGTTTGCCATCTTATATCATGTTGCAtgtttctccctccccccccccccccccccccccccccccttttctctcCAGGTGGTTTCAGCAAGTTCCAGGCCGAGTTTGCCCTGCACTGCGAAACTAACCTAGACAGTTCGTGTAGCAGCAGCTCTCCTCCTTTGCCAGTCCTGGGCTTGGGAGGTCTCCGAATCAGCTCTGATTCCTCCTCAGACATCGAGTCTGACATTGACAGAGACCCCAACAGTGCCACCGACTCCGATGGCAGCCCTCTATCCAACAACCAGCCTTCCTTCCCGGTGGAGATTTTACCCTACCTCTACTTAGGCTGTGCCAAGGACTCCACTAATTTGGACGTTTTAGAAGAGTTTGGCATTAAATACATCTTGAATGTTACCCCCAACCTGCCTAATCTCTTTGAAAATGCTGGCGAATTCAAGTACAAGCAGATCCCCATCTCTGACCACTGGAGCCAAAATCTGTCTCAGTTCTTTCCTGAGGCCATCTCCTTTATAGGTGAGACCCGTTTGTTTGCTAACACCTATCTGTCAAGCGATAGAACTCAGTTTCTTTGGCAGAATTAGGGAGATTTTGGGCGAGAAACTCAGGGGTGCTCTGCTTTCTGGCTTTAAAGCCGATTTAAATTGAGGGGCTGGGGGAAGCTGCTTGGTGGGTGATTGAGGAGCCCCGGTGAATTGCAAGCGACGTTCGCAGCTTGTAAACGCATCCCTGGTTTGGCTGGCTGCGGGATTCCTGCCTGAACCGTTTGTGTTGGAGCTGAAGACTGAGCAATGCGCAGGATGGGGGatcttttaaaatcctttcctgatggggagggggaggtaGATGAGTCCGGGGTTGGATGGCTTATTCGtccttggtgtttttttctcttgaggTTATTGAAGCGCAGTATAATAAAAAGAAACGATCTGGGAAGCTAAGTTTAGCTTTTAAATGCAAGTTATTCATAAGCGGTATCCTTGGCAAATGTATAGTCAGAGCTTTAATTAAATCTCGTGGTAATAATGATATACTTCTCGGGCTCGGTGCCTGGGTTAGACAGCCTTTAGACATTATCCATTAGCTTTGGAAACTCGTCCCCTTGGGCTCAGGGAGTTCTGCTTAAAATATGCACTCCTTCGTTTCGGGGAGGACTTCGATCAGCCCATCGGGGTGCGGTGGGGTGGGCATCGCGTTATCTGTTGGGAAGCTGTGCTGTAATCCGGTTGAATGATACCGGTAATAGTGGAGAATGTAGGTAATCTGAGCCCAGCAGGAAGAAATGTGGGCTGGAAGCCACAAAGAAACTAATCTCCAGGCATTGTAACGCATTTCCTATTACAAAGGAACCCATTTTCAACCAATGTTGACATCCTGTTCCTCCTAATGGGCTGTCCCCTGTGACTTCCctcattcttttaaaatgcctgAATACCTCCATTGTTAGCTGCACAACAGTTGGAGAATAATTTAATAGACCTTTGCAGTCTGCTGGTCTGTATAAAAGGCATTCAGTGACATATTGCAGGATTTCCATGCTGGGACAAGGGAACTGTAAGAATTTAAGGCAGATCTCCAAGAGAAAGCATGTCTTTCAAAACtgacttaattttaaaacagtgtCATGCTGTGTCTCCTGCTCCCTTTGTCTCATGCTTAGTTTTCTCAGCTGTTGGACACGGGTACATATATTTAGGGAGGTGGATTCTCCTCTTGTCGTGGTTTTAAGCTGATGAAGTTAACTCTTGTGTTGTACTGCTGGCAACTGGGATCGGAATTgttcttctttcctgtttgaTATGAATCTAACTTGTGTTGAGGGATCACTTACCAGCCCCCTGTCTTATATGTCCTTCTTTGCTCTTTTGTCTCTGTACAGATGAAGCACGGGGGAAGAACTGTGGCGTCCTGGTGCATTGCTTAGCAGGGATCAGCCGCTCGGTCACAGTGACAGTGGCCTACCTCATGCAGAAGCTCAACTTGTCCATGAATGATGCCTATGATATTGTCAAGATGAAGAAGTCCAACATTTCACCCAACTTCAACTTCATGGGTCAGCTGCTGGACTTCGAACGGACTCTGGGGCTGAGCAGCCCTTGTGACAATCGTGTGCCGAACCAGCAGCTCTACTTCACCACCCCTTCCAATCAGAACGTCTTCCAGGTGGATTCCCTACAGTCCACGTGAACTCCCACCATCTCCCTTCTCCTGTCCGTTTTATGGAATCACTCCTCAATGGTTTCTCTTTGGCAGTGATAAAGAAAAcatagctttctcttttcctggccTCTGCTATCACAAAAGCAGCTGCCAGAGCAGGCTAGGAAAGGTTACACAGTGTGGAATCGGCTATTACGAAGGGAGGAAAAGTGGTGAGCTCTCTGTGAAGGACTGTGGTGACCAGGCAGCAGATGGGCAGTGTGCTCATCCCTGCTTGCGCAGTGGCTTGTGTCCGAGGACTTCCGGGGGGGTAGGCTAAGGCTGGACAGGCTGAGCACGTGCTTTCTATAGAGACTGGGACTGTCCCGCTTCCCTCTCTGCTTTCCGATCTGTGACACACATCCTTGTCTTCAGTGAAGactggttatttttgtttgtttgttttaatttagagGAGCCAAAGAAAGAGATTTCAGCTTAGTGTATTTGGAGTATTTGTTTGCCGGAAGCTCGGTAGTATCTTACTTGatcaatgtaaatatttaatcctaaactgattttcttttttttttttaaatccacatATATTCAAGAAATCAATCCAAGGAACACctgttttttgttctgttcatAAGTTCTGCTTtacttgtttgttcttttttattgcaAAGAATATATTTGCAGCATGCTTGATTTTATTGTTCAAGTGAAGCAAGCTTTCCATGAGGGAGAAATGGCAATGGTGAGAAGTTTGCAAGTCATGTTTTGTGAGCAAGTACATTCTCTTCTTTCatatatctttattttccttgtgattttgttttcctcatgctCTTGACGT harbors:
- the DUSP6 gene encoding dual specificity protein phosphatase 6; the protein is MLDTFRPVPFASEMAISKSVAWLNEQLEMGNDRLLLMDCRPQELYESSHIESAINVAIPGIMLRRLQKGNLPLRSLVASSEEDRERFARRCGTDTVVLYDEHSRDWNENTGGESVLGLLLKRLKDEGCKAFYLEGGFSKFQAEFALHCETNLDSSCSSSSPPLPVLGLGGLRISSDSSSDIESDIDRDPNSATDSDGSPLSNNQPSFPVEILPYLYLGCAKDSTNLDVLEEFGIKYILNVTPNLPNLFENAGEFKYKQIPISDHWSQNLSQFFPEAISFIDEARGKNCGVLVHCLAGISRSVTVTVAYLMQKLNLSMNDAYDIVKMKKSNISPNFNFMGQLLDFERTLGLSSPCDNRVPNQQLYFTTPSNQNVFQVDSLQST